TCCCGGTGGAGTGCTTCTTCAAGCTGGAGAAAAATTATTTATGAGAGATTTTGCTGAGAGTTTGAGTTACTTAGCTGAAAAGGGAGTCAATGAATTTTACGAAGGAGAGATGGCTCAACAGTTAGTAAAAGATTGTCAAGCTTATGGAGGCTACTTAACATCAGAGGATCTCAAAAATTATCAGGTAATAGAAAGAAAACCACTTGTTGTCAACTATCGAGATAATATCTTTTTGACGAATCCTCCACCTAGTTCGGGTGGCATATTAATTGCTTTTGCTTTAGAACTCTTATCAAAAGTTAATTTCCAACCTATTACTTTTGGGACTTCTCTTCATCTGCAAATGTTAGCTGAAGTAATGCGTTTAACAAATGAAGCCAGAAAAGATGGATATAACACTAATCTTTACCAAACAAATATTGATAAAACGTTTTTATCTACTGAACATGTTGCTCAATATCAGCAACAATTAACCGCAGCTACTAATAAATGGGGTAGCACTACTCACGTCAGCGTAATAGATGCAGAAGGCAATGCTGCTAGTGTTACTACTTCTAATGGCGAAGGCTCTTCCTATATGATTCCAGGCACAGGTATAATGGTTAACAATATGCTTGGCGAGGAAGATTTAAATCCGCATGGCTTCCATCAGTGGCAAGAGAATGTACGTATTTCTTCAATGATGGCCCCAACTATAGTACTGAAAGATAATCAACCAGAAATTGTTCTGGGTTCTGGTGGTTCTAACCGGATTAGAACCGCGATCTTGCAAGTTATTTCTAATATAATTGATTTTAAAATGCCTGTTGATGCGGCAGTCAATAGTCCCCGCGTTCACTGGGAAAATAATCTATTTAATTTAGAGCCAGGATTTAGTGAGGAAGCAATAAAAAGCCAATCCTCTAACACTCAAC
This window of the Chroococcidiopsis sp. CCMEE 29 genome carries:
- the ggt gene encoding gamma-glutamyltransferase; the protein is MNKTTHGTIAAGDQKTAQAGIEIFRLGGNAFDAAAAAVLASFVTEPALTSAAGGGFLLAHTKDNNNILFDFFSQTPRRKRIQAELNFYPVEVNFGDALQEFHIGLGSMAVPGNIGGIFHVQKKLGRLPFKVVAEPAVYYAKNGVAINEFQSYCFTILKEILTASREARQVYAPGGVLLQAGEKLFMRDFAESLSYLAEKGVNEFYEGEMAQQLVKDCQAYGGYLTSEDLKNYQVIERKPLVVNYRDNIFLTNPPPSSGGILIAFALELLSKVNFQPITFGTSLHLQMLAEVMRLTNEARKDGYNTNLYQTNIDKTFLSTEHVAQYQQQLTAATNKWGSTTHVSVIDAEGNAASVTTSNGEGSSYMIPGTGIMVNNMLGEEDLNPHGFHQWQENVRISSMMAPTIVLKDNQPEIVLGSGGSNRIRTAILQVISNIIDFKMPVDAAVNSPRVHWENNLFNLEPGFSEEAIKSQSSNTQLVLWNKKNMFFGGVHTVMESAGLIEGAGDQRRSGAIASI